GTGGTGAATGCGTCTGTTGGTTACTACTACCAAAATGGTGACCTAGGAACAGCTGATGGTTCTGGTGTGCTCGGAAGAGTTGCCTATGAAGTCAGCAGTGGCTTAACAGCAGGGGTCAATCTCTCCTACGACGAAGCATTTGATACAAGAGTTTCAGCTGATCTAAAAGTTCGTTTTGGTGGTCCGAGTACAACATTGCAGCGCAAAGATGTTCAAGAACATCCTGTCATCAATGCCTTAACATCAACACCAAGCAACCGGGATGTGAGGGTGCACGACGACTGGACTAGGATTGGGACCGAAGATCCTTGTGAGGCTTCACAGTTGCTTGGCTTGTCTGTTGAGCGTCGGGATAAACTCATAGCTTATTGTGAGAGTTTCACCTAGTGAGGGCTTTATTTGAGGGCATTAAATCAGCAGACCCTAACCCCCAAAGCTCCTGCCATTACAGGGGCTTTTTATTTCTTCAACCAACACCATAAACCCTGAAATCAGTCTTTGATACCTGGCAATAATTAATACTTAGCCAAGCAACAAGCGGAGTTTTTAATGCAGGGGAATGCTTTAAGCAGTTACCTCTAACCAATGTCCCTCGACACTCAAATGACGCTGGCTCTGCTTCAGGAGCTACTGATGGCACTAAGGGCTAATGACGCTGATGGCTATAAGTCTTGGCTTGCCCTTGGCATTGAAGAGCTTGGAAGGGATGTAGCTGGTGAGGTCGAGTCCGACTGGATGGTGCCTCTATTGGTTGAAGAGGAGAGGGACAGGCTGATTGGTTGGCAGCTGGGCGTGAGCCTCTAGTCCTTTTCAGAGCAAATCAGCAAAGCTGAAACTGCCTACTGCAGCTGCCAGCAGCAGTAAAGGCAAGGCATCGTTACGGCATCTACTAACGCCCCATGCTGCGTCGTCTCTCCTTGGGGCTTTTGGCTTCTGCCATTTCCATTGCTTCTCTGCCTGCCATTGCGCAAGAAGACGGCAGTGCTGATGATCTTGGTGTGATGAGCATCAGCCTTAAGGATGTGGTCAAACCCACCATTGGGTTTCAAGGCGCACTGCAGGGTGCTGGAACACCGAATCAAGCAGGCATTGGCGGGTTCTTGCCACTGTCTGTTGGCGATAACAGTGTGTTCTTTGCTGATGTGCTGCTCAATGCCAACTTTGCTGATTACGGCAATGACAGCAGCATCATCAACACCACTGTTGCTGGCACCACGATCAGCACCTCATCACGGCTTGGCTACCGCTGGTTGAATAGCGATCGCAGCTGGATGTACGGGCTCAATGCTGGTTATGACAGCCGCCCGATGGCTACAGGCGATGCCGATACAGGGGTATTCGTCACAGACAAGAGCAGCGTCTTTTTCCAGCAAGTTGCTTTCAATGCAGAAGCAGTTTCCAACAGCTGGACATTGAACGGCTATGGACTGATCCCTGTGGGTGATGTCGAGCAGAAGCTCAATAGCGTTTATCCAGGTGGCGCGATGAACACCTACGGATTGGATGCTGGATATTTCATTACTCCAGTCTTGAAAGCATCAGCTGGTTATTACTACCAACACCGTAATCAAGAAGAAGTTGATGGTTCTGGTGTGCGTGGACGCTTGGCTTATGAAATGACCAGTGGAGTCACAGCAGGAGTCAATATCTCCTACGACGAAGCATTTGATACAAGAGTTTCAGCAGACCTTAAAGTTCGCTTTGGTGGTGCGAAAACAACTGAAAAACGAAAAGAAGTACAACAACAACCTGTCATCAATGCCTTAACATCAACACCAAGCAACCGAGATGTGAGGGTGCACGATTGTCTGTAGCCAACGCTCAGAGAAGGTTTGATAGAAAGGTCAGAAGAGGGAGATGGGAGAGTGTAGTGCTTTCTTTGAGAGGAGGTTGATTGAGATGTAGTGGCAGCTTGTCACTCAACGCCCCTGCGACCACAGGGGCTTTTTATTTCTTCAACCAACACCATAAACCCTTAAATCAGCCTTTAATAACTGGCATTGATTAATGCTTGGTCCACCACGAGAGATGTTCGCAAGCAATAATTATGATTGCAGTAGCATTAAGAAGAACAAAAGTTCTTAGCGATACAAGTTATCGCCTACAGCAATGCAATCCAATCCCTTCGCAATCACCATTGATGGTGAGCAGTATCCTTCTGTAAGTAAAATTTTTGCAGTCTGACCCTAAACGTAAGACGTATTACAAATCAGTTGGAGCAAGACGTAAACAGGCATTCAAAGACGGTGATGCTGCAGCTACCGGGAGACACCGAGGCGATTCTTTACATGCTGCATTCGCTCAATACATAACAACAGGTGAGTGTGATGTATCTCCTGTCTATATGGAGTTCTGGAATCATCTCTACCAATTCATTATTCCCTTCAATATCAAACCTGTATGGGCTGAGGCTCCATTGCTTCCTGAGCATCAGCACTTCACTAACGGTGATACCAGCTGCATTTGGAGCAAGAAAGGAAAGTGGCTAGGTAAGCCAGACCTGATTGCAAACTTTGAGGGTGTGAATGCTGTGATCGAAATTAAAACCAGCAACCATCCATACACTAAGTCCTTTGACCGGAGACAGTTCCTTAAGTACGGCGGGTTCTATTCATACGCCTACGCATCTATGCAGACAGCTGCTTACTCACAGTGCTGGAAGGAATGCACTGGAGAAACTATTGACGCTGGAATTGTCATCAACGTGATGCGTGACGGTCTTCAGATGTTTGTTGTTGAACATCCTGAGATGCAGTTGCGGCTAAAGAACTTCAGGAAGCTTGCCAAGGACTATCACGCTGCTCATTAGTCAGTATTTATTTTTTCCCAAAATATGCGCGGTGCATCGCCATCCCTTCATTCGTTGCCTTAAGTGCATCGCCTGCCATACGTAGGCGGTCGTACTGATTGTTCAGCTCTGATGCCGACATCTGGTCGTAATCCATAACGTCAACAGCTGGTGTTGCTGGTGGTGCAGTAGGCAATGCACCTGATGGGCTGCCACTACTATTGCTGTTGATCAGAGAGCGACCGTCAGTTACGTCACTGTCGCTGCGAATTGGATTGTCTTCGGAGCCGTGCATGAGGAGGATTTCATATGGATTCCCATCATCACCAGTAATGGAATATTGACTAGTGATTCCACCACCCCCGTCGTTGAAGGTAGTCAGCAAGTTGCCACCATCAATTGTCACAGCGGTCCCGGCTGGAGTGCCGTAATCGATGCCGTCATGCATGCGTTGACCTCCGTTAATTGGGTCTTCTCGCATTCCATAAGGACTGGCTACTCCATACCTATCAGTAAGCAACTCGCCACCAACTCTCATCCTATTTGTGAAACGGTTTGGATTTACGAACCCACCGGCGTTGACATCCCAGACCCTGAAGTCAAGATGATCTCCCGTTGTGCGAGATCCTGTATTTCCGGTATAAAAAGTTGCCATGACAGTATTGTTAACAAATCTCTTCCTTAATTATATCTAGGCCCACATTATTTGAATCTTTTAGTTAATATAGTAATAAGCCATTCGTATAATCATATGCCTAATGAAAACAAACCACAACTAACAATTGATGCCGTCAAACACTGCGTTAATGCAAACATGACGCAGGCTGATATCCTACAAAAATATGGCGTAAGAATACACGCACTACGCAAATTACTAGAAGCCAACAATACTTCAATGCGGAAGCTTAAGCCGCCACTTATGCAGACCCTGCTTGATAACTTTGACCAATGGAAATCAGACGGAAAAAATCACGCTGAGGTGGCTGATCTCATTGGAGTATCTCGGCAAACCCTTTATGCGATGTTGTTCAAGAAAGGTTTGAGCTTCTCTAACAGGACGAACACTAAGTATGCAGAAGACCCGGAAATGCAAGCACGAGCTGATGATGTTGGTCATCATATTCTTACTAAAGGTGGTTCTGTATCAGGCGCAGCAAAGTTACTGGGGTACCCCGAGCACGAGCAAGCCATTCGAGTAATTCTTAAAGCGCGAGATATTGATTTGGAACTTCACTACTTCGCACATCGAAGGTTCTCTAACTGGCTGACATTGCCTGTTGCAAGACAGCAGCATCCGAGCGGGAATCATTCGATGGACAAAATTCGGTGCAAGTGCTTGCGGTGTGGGGCTGAAGCGTGGGTCCGTTATTCCAATTTGCTTGGAGAGAAAAGTAAGTGCTGTAAATCCTGCGCTAAGTCCCCAAGCATCAAAGTTCGTTGCGAGGAAACACAAGAAGAGTTCCGCTCAATGATGAGTGCTATCAAGCATTTCAATATCAGAGCAGCATATTCAAACGTAAATTATCATCTAAAGAAAAACGGTCGCTATAGCGTTAGCGAGGGTGTGACTTTGGTGCGTGTTGTTAAGGAGGTGAAGTGATGACTGGCCGTAACTATTACGTTTATATCTACTATTCAGAAGAATGGATTCCTTACTATGTGGGTAAGGGTGCTGGCAGACGATGTTTCGAGCGTCGCGAAATTCCTATCCCTGACAAAGAACATATTTCTCGCTTTTACTTTTTTACTGAGCAGGAGGCGTTTGACACAGAGGTTCAGCTGATCGCACACTTCAGACGCATTTGTGATGGGGGGACGCTTTTGAATAAAACTATCGGCGGGGCAGGTCCCTCAGGCTGTGCGCGTTCAAAGGAAACACGAGCCAAGATTCGAGCTGCGCGTATAGGAAGAAAAGTCACAGAAGAGACACGAGCCAAGATGCGTGGACGAAAACACACAGAAGAAACACGAGCCAAACTTCGTGGACGAAAATTCACAGAAGAAACACGAGCCAAGATGCGTGAATCCCATACCAGAACTATTCCAGTCTGGTTTATATCTCCGCAGCAGGATATTCATGAAGTTCGGAGTGTCACTCAATTTGCACGAGATAATGATCTTCTTCCTCAATGCTTAAATAGAGTTTCTTCGGGTCATAGGTCCCATCACAAGGGCTGGACGCTGCACCCATCTTCGCCACATCTAAAATGTAAACAGCAGGAGCAATAATTATGCAACGTAACGACCCCTCATCCTTATCGTTTGGCGCTCGCTTAAAATCCGTTGAAGAAGCAGCGATCAATAGCAAACGCAAATTAGAGGCACTTGAGAAAACAGCTCTCGACCCTGAGCAAAAGAAAGACGCCAATGAGCGCCGACGTTTGAAGCGTAAGGAGACAGCACGCGCTTCAGGATTGCTCACTTCTGCAGAGGCATCTCTTGCTGACCTTGAGAGCATTAACCAGGATCTTTTACCGCTTGCTCAACGCGACCTAGTGCAGCAAGACATTGTTGCAAGGAAGTTTGCAGATGCAGCACCTTCGCCTATCAAGTTCACACCTGAGGCCCAGTTGCGTATCCGAAACTTCCAACAGTCAGCGGGCGGCAAAAATCACGCGGAGATATTTTCTAGGAATAACCAGGCACCAACACAGCAACAGAAAAAGAACTCTGCAGCGTATGACTACTACGAACGCAAGCGTATTACTGAGCAGCAACGCTCACGCAGATTTGGCAACTAGCTCTCGCGTAGCCCATCTGAATTCAAGTTATCTAAAGCATCGATAACTTCTAGAGTGTCTTTGGATGGTGCAGCCGCAGAAGGAAGCACCGTCCGCTTGAACAAGGCACCATCGTGGAGTACGTGTTTGCCATCAGCGGTGACGATCTGTTTTTTATTCATCAGCTTCGTCCTCGTGGGTAGCGCATCATTGGCTCACGTCCTTCGAGGAACTCCCCATAGACATTGCCATTAATGAGTGGCCCCATGCCGCGCATTCCTTGCTGGGCTTCAAGCTGTTGGCCGTATTGTTCGCCGTGAATCACAGGCCCATAAGCCGTATTACTGGTAGGCATCTCAGTGACTGCTGCCGGGTTTCTTGAGGAGTTGCTCTGCGCTTCAGCTGGAGTTCCAACGGGATTAGGGTTCGTATATAGCGCGTTGAAATCTGTTTCTGAGATTCGATTTGCGGAATAATCACGCACTGCTTTGTCGGAGACTTCTTTGAATCCGTCATCTGTATTGCCGTAGTAACGACCTCCTGCCCTGACCACTCCCAAGGCCCTATCTCTCTCCCTCAATCCGAGCAAACTGTTCTCAGAATCAAGGAATGCATAACGGCCACGTGTGCCAGCAGACATGGTGCTTTCGCCACGCATACTCTCTACATCTCGGAGTGCGTCACGTAGACGATCGCTGCTTATTCCAGAAGCCGCATCTGTATTGCTATTAACCGCTGAAAGATTGGTTGCGTAAGTTGCTCCGTCAGCGATTGGACCTACTCCTCTAGTCCCGTTAGTCGCCTCAAGCATCTGTCCATAAGCTCCTCCCTCAACAACAGGACCAATGCCAGATGTTTGCTGCTGCTGCTGTGGCTTAGGTCGTGAGTATCCAGGTTTGTAGTCAGAGTACGAACCAAGACCTAAGCGTTCGTAAAGGTCATCAACGTCTTGCATTCCCA
This portion of the Synechococcus sp. ROS8604 genome encodes:
- a CDS encoding carbamoyl-phosphate synthase, whose protein sequence is MLRRLSLGLLASAISIASLPAIAQEDGSADDLGVMSISLKDVVKPTIGFQGALQGAGTPNQAGIGGFLPLSVGDNSVFFADVLLNANFADYGNDSSIINTTVAGTTISTSSRLGYRWLNSDRSWMYGLNAGYDSRPMATGDADTGVFVTDKSSVFFQQVAFNAEAVSNSWTLNGYGLIPVGDVEQKLNSVYPGGAMNTYGLDAGYFITPVLKASAGYYYQHRNQEEVDGSGVRGRLAYEMTSGVTAGVNISYDEAFDTRVSADLKVRFGGAKTTEKRKEVQQQPVINALTSTPSNRDVRVHDCL
- a CDS encoding NUMOD3 domain-containing DNA-binding protein — protein: MTGRNYYVYIYYSEEWIPYYVGKGAGRRCFERREIPIPDKEHISRFYFFTEQEAFDTEVQLIAHFRRICDGGTLLNKTIGGAGPSGCARSKETRAKIRAARIGRKVTEETRAKMRGRKHTEETRAKLRGRKFTEETRAKMRESHTRTIPVWFISPQQDIHEVRSVTQFARDNDLLPQCLNRVSSGHRSHHKGWTLHPSSPHLKCKQQEQ